From Enterococcus wangshanyuanii, the proteins below share one genomic window:
- a CDS encoding tape measure protein: METYSVEAILAATDKSFSKTMNDAEKSMGGLGKQSNELGDQLSASTKKGGELTKSILGTAMGVGAIKLVSSAMGMVKDSVAGAISRFDTLNKYPVVMKSLGYSAEDVDKSMTKLGDGIDGLPTSLDEIVASTQQLSIATGSLRTGTDTAIALNNAFLASGASTADASRGMQQYIQMLGKGEVDMQSWRSLQETMPVAMDKVAKSFKEQGVTSVNDLYDALKEGDITFKEFNGRLIELNEGVGGFADLARKNSEGVATSWQNIKTATVKGVTTVIQAFNNMIQEVTGKSIAKNLDGLKVLVNSTFNSIKLIIQGTTPVVKLFAQGISGLITVAKPLEPVLFGIAAAFAALKIIQGINSLVQKSYELFYLAGMSGKALTIVTKAQAAAQLAGTAATKADIMARAAQNGQVTIGTALIGLMTGAVSLSTVATTLMTAATTAFNVALKVLLGPVGWVMAAVGGLTAAGIALWKWLNKETEASKKLNAEQDKLSQSTKTLTDSVEQNSNTRKDNLRDIASNATAYQKLGDSVTDLASKEKLSAVEKKLLKSNVDELNKSVSGLNLIYDQESNKLSMSTEQIKARIAALQQQESANVSQQALTDILKEQASVESKLKENSTMRQEWNDKLKDGSVKMKEYRDAVKGLDDQEKTLKSTQADLKTEYTSTQEVLESSLNSVAQATEAGVFKQVISYQTLNDAQKTTVDNMKAKWQEYADAATNMFDTLTDKQTMSVQQMQANLEENQRVIGTWADNISNLADRGLDEGLLNKLREAGPESAGYVAALVSASDEELNKMSETFRNGAEVATTAFKTAFKTGDIPGEVTAMVTSAKESLSSQIQTANFGELGKNVAQGTAQGINEGAPEAGKASQDMASDVAEKFAGELDINSPSRVFKSYGGFIADGVVLGIQESASKVKAAIDSLATIFTASGLKINQEAANISRSIPRSFDNLDNEMNSIGINIMAGLANGINAGASAALLAAQNIANQIINTTKNALDIHSPSRVMRDEVGKMIPAGIAVGIQKNLSIVKKPMEKLGEKLYSSSGIFDKNQPQLGFNDPSSSWAFSGNLATGITIEVPVNLDGKQIAKVTAKPMSKELKQLTNKQNTALGRRG; encoded by the coding sequence ATGGAAACTTATTCTGTTGAAGCAATCTTAGCTGCTACCGATAAAAGCTTTTCAAAAACCATGAATGATGCAGAAAAATCAATGGGTGGTTTAGGTAAGCAGTCCAATGAACTTGGAGATCAACTTTCTGCAAGTACAAAAAAAGGCGGAGAGCTTACTAAATCCATTCTCGGAACAGCAATGGGCGTTGGTGCTATTAAATTAGTTTCTAGTGCAATGGGAATGGTCAAGGATTCAGTTGCTGGAGCTATAAGCCGTTTTGATACGTTAAACAAATATCCAGTTGTTATGAAGTCTTTAGGCTATTCTGCAGAAGATGTTGATAAATCAATGACTAAGCTAGGTGATGGTATTGACGGGTTGCCAACTTCACTCGATGAAATTGTGGCCAGCACTCAACAGTTATCTATAGCAACAGGTAGTTTGAGGACTGGTACAGACACAGCAATCGCTCTTAATAATGCGTTTCTTGCATCAGGAGCTTCTACAGCTGATGCCAGTCGAGGAATGCAACAATATATTCAAATGTTAGGAAAAGGCGAAGTTGATATGCAGTCATGGCGTTCACTTCAAGAAACTATGCCAGTTGCGATGGATAAAGTTGCCAAGTCATTTAAAGAACAGGGTGTTACTTCAGTAAATGATCTATATGATGCATTGAAAGAAGGCGATATTACTTTCAAAGAATTCAATGGTCGTTTAATTGAATTGAATGAAGGCGTTGGCGGCTTTGCTGACTTAGCTCGAAAAAACTCTGAGGGTGTAGCAACTTCGTGGCAGAATATCAAAACAGCTACAGTCAAAGGTGTAACTACTGTCATTCAAGCATTTAATAATATGATCCAAGAGGTCACCGGAAAGTCCATTGCTAAAAACTTAGATGGATTAAAAGTTCTAGTAAATAGTACATTCAATTCAATCAAGTTAATTATCCAGGGGACTACACCAGTAGTAAAATTGTTTGCCCAAGGGATCTCAGGTCTAATAACTGTAGCTAAGCCTTTAGAACCCGTTCTATTTGGTATTGCAGCAGCTTTCGCCGCCTTGAAGATAATTCAAGGTATTAATAGTCTTGTTCAGAAATCATATGAGCTGTTCTATTTGGCCGGAATGTCTGGTAAGGCACTCACAATTGTAACGAAAGCTCAGGCAGCTGCTCAGTTAGCAGGAACGGCTGCCACAAAAGCGGATATTATGGCAAGAGCTGCACAGAACGGACAGGTCACTATCGGAACGGCTCTGATTGGACTAATGACAGGTGCAGTTAGTTTAAGTACAGTAGCTACCACTTTAATGACAGCTGCAACTACCGCTTTTAATGTGGCTTTAAAAGTTTTATTGGGTCCAGTAGGTTGGGTTATGGCTGCAGTTGGTGGATTAACAGCAGCTGGTATAGCTTTGTGGAAATGGCTAAATAAAGAAACTGAGGCATCCAAAAAACTTAATGCGGAGCAAGATAAGCTCTCTCAATCAACCAAGACGTTAACTGACTCGGTAGAACAGAATTCAAATACTAGAAAAGATAATTTACGAGATATTGCAAGTAATGCCACTGCTTATCAAAAATTAGGTGATTCCGTAACTGACTTGGCCAGCAAAGAAAAATTATCTGCAGTTGAAAAGAAATTATTGAAGTCAAATGTGGATGAGTTAAATAAATCAGTTTCTGGTTTGAATCTTATCTATGATCAAGAATCGAATAAATTATCAATGTCGACTGAACAAATAAAAGCTCGTATTGCTGCGTTACAACAACAAGAATCAGCGAATGTTTCTCAACAAGCCTTGACAGATATTTTGAAAGAGCAGGCCAGCGTTGAATCGAAATTGAAAGAAAATTCAACAATGAGACAAGAGTGGAATGACAAACTCAAAGACGGCTCCGTCAAAATGAAAGAGTATAGAGACGCTGTTAAAGGATTGGATGATCAAGAAAAAACACTAAAATCAACTCAAGCTGATCTTAAAACAGAATATACTTCTACTCAGGAAGTGCTAGAAAGCTCCTTGAATTCAGTAGCGCAAGCGACAGAAGCTGGGGTGTTTAAACAAGTAATTTCCTATCAAACTCTAAATGATGCTCAAAAAACAACCGTTGATAATATGAAAGCAAAATGGCAAGAATACGCCGATGCTGCTACAAACATGTTTGATACATTGACAGATAAGCAAACAATGTCTGTCCAACAAATGCAAGCTAATTTAGAGGAAAATCAACGAGTAATTGGCACTTGGGCTGACAACATTTCCAACTTAGCTGATCGTGGTCTTGATGAAGGATTACTTAACAAACTTCGTGAAGCAGGACCAGAATCCGCTGGCTATGTTGCTGCATTAGTTTCGGCATCTGATGAAGAATTAAACAAGATGAGCGAAACATTCCGTAATGGTGCTGAAGTAGCGACAACAGCATTTAAGACTGCATTCAAAACTGGCGATATTCCAGGAGAAGTCACTGCGATGGTTACTAGTGCAAAAGAGTCTTTATCTAGTCAAATTCAAACTGCAAACTTCGGAGAATTGGGTAAAAATGTTGCGCAAGGGACTGCACAAGGTATTAATGAAGGAGCTCCAGAAGCTGGGAAAGCCAGTCAAGATATGGCAAGTGATGTCGCTGAAAAATTTGCCGGAGAACTTGATATTAATTCCCCATCTAGAGTATTTAAAAGCTACGGTGGATTTATTGCAGATGGTGTTGTACTTGGTATTCAAGAAAGTGCAAGTAAAGTAAAAGCAGCAATTGATTCGTTAGCAACTATTTTCACAGCTAGCGGACTCAAGATCAATCAAGAAGCTGCCAACATTTCCCGATCTATTCCTCGTTCTTTTGACAATTTAGACAATGAAATGAATTCAATTGGTATTAATATCATGGCCGGACTGGCTAATGGAATTAATGCTGGCGCATCTGCAGCTTTATTGGCTGCACAGAATATCGCTAATCAGATTATAAACACAACTAAAAATGCTCTTGATATCCATTCACCTTCTAGAGTTATGAGGGATGAAGTCGGCAAGATGATTCCAGCTGGTATCGCTGTTGGTATTCAGAAAAATTTAAGTATTGTCAAAAAGCCAATGGAAAAACTTGGTGAAAAATTGTATTCTTCATCTGGAATCTTCGATAAGAATCAACCACAACTTGGCTTCAATGATCCGTCATCTTCATGGGCTTTTTCTGGTAATCTTGCTACAGGAATTACAATTGAAGTTCCTGTGAATTTAGATGGTAAACAAATTGCTAAAGTTACAGCGAAACCTATGAGTAAAGAACTTAAGCAACTAACAAATAAACAAAATACAGCATTAGGAAGGAGAGGTTAG
- a CDS encoding distal tail protein Dit, producing MYDFTDTNNNGSSKTILPSEAMSFNGVFLENIIPGYRTLNVVGRELAATEIQSYQLGIRDGMRQVYSRIPERELIVKYKIDAPTNEDFRDRFNRLNVALFSEKDVEIWFNDEPEMLWSGSKSDVDNVPEGVNHAVGTFTVSLSDPYKYTRSDATSVTWGSKVITFQSNYLMGNTGSGAANMPILIEGGAYWGSTMITFQNRSYLMGDDGKESKPIEIYPTVEGLKVKPEIFLKGTGRGVWIKTRNDTIDLGDFDNAEILIDTQKFYITKNGQPMIRPMNDFYIYPNEPLYIQAKDSDFALTIRYPNRFL from the coding sequence ATGTACGATTTTACTGATACAAATAACAATGGTTCATCTAAAACTATTCTTCCTTCCGAAGCTATGAGCTTTAACGGCGTTTTCTTAGAAAATATCATTCCAGGATATCGAACCTTAAATGTAGTCGGTCGAGAATTAGCTGCTACTGAAATTCAAAGTTATCAACTGGGGATTCGTGACGGTATGAGGCAAGTTTATTCTCGTATTCCTGAACGAGAGTTAATCGTCAAATATAAAATAGACGCTCCGACAAATGAAGATTTTCGTGATCGATTTAATCGTTTGAACGTTGCACTTTTCAGTGAAAAAGATGTAGAGATCTGGTTTAATGATGAACCTGAAATGTTATGGAGTGGGAGTAAATCGGATGTTGATAATGTTCCGGAAGGTGTCAATCATGCTGTGGGAACTTTTACAGTATCTCTAAGTGATCCTTATAAATATACTCGATCTGATGCAACCAGTGTTACTTGGGGATCTAAAGTAATCACCTTTCAATCCAATTATTTGATGGGAAATACAGGTTCTGGTGCTGCCAACATGCCAATATTAATTGAGGGCGGTGCTTATTGGGGTTCAACAATGATTACTTTCCAGAACCGATCATACTTAATGGGGGATGATGGGAAAGAATCAAAACCTATTGAGATTTATCCGACCGTTGAAGGTTTGAAAGTTAAACCAGAGATATTTCTGAAAGGAACTGGTCGAGGTGTATGGATTAAAACAAGGAATGACACAATCGATTTAGGAGATTTTGACAATGCTGAAATTCTCATCGATACTCAAAAGTTCTATATTACTAAAAATGGTCAACCAATGATCAGACCAATGAACGATTTTTATATTTATCCAAATGAGCCACTTTACATTCAAGCTAAGGATAGTGATTTTGCTTTAACAATTCGTTATCCAAATAGATTCTTATAG
- a CDS encoding phage tail protein, whose amino-acid sequence MLMAMNLKRDYTAILENAHNVSYEKIENQIGNIEFTMPLDDPKNTFLQEMLWIELTDNENEYIGLYRVMLSTIRKDAGNNTITYTAAHALSTLLDSVLFGYHELVNRKTVDVINYILNKQTTKNWVLKKCDFTRYFSYAWENENGLADALFSIPAAFDEDYVWEWNTQVYPFELSLVRPQTEVVARIQEGYNMQGFEIERDPNNLVNRIYPLGAGEGINQVNIKSVNNNLTYVEDKKAIEKYGLVEYVWVDQRFTIPQSLKDNAVSMLKKWSIPKISWSITAADLTKLTDDPLIIDKLRKGGVAMINTNDYGSINLRIKREAKRDVFGAPQDLDLDLGNLKDDISTTMSDLGRKQEINETYSQGATNILNYSYQDNCEAAYPANIEFYLDDDVFHVNTVELTFKTKRYRGYTKAVKGGGARVQSTSSGGASTQTSSSGGGYSSGSTTAGGGGSSQTSSVNGQSTQTSSAGGNHNHKTFRYGFDVNDPDQLGLKRRLYWGENETNGVMLWTIQPRDITTASTSGNHSHSVSTPAHSHSVNIPNHSHSFSVNIPNHTHNVNIPSHTHQVNLPDHTHPLEWGIYEASDSASKVDIIVDGTTIPLHETSQNRLDLVKYLRKTSTGKIARGNHTIQIKPNKLARIEAQVICRVFIQSQLGGQF is encoded by the coding sequence TTGTTAATGGCAATGAACCTCAAACGTGATTATACTGCGATTTTGGAAAATGCTCATAATGTCAGTTATGAAAAAATTGAGAACCAAATCGGCAATATAGAATTTACGATGCCTTTGGATGATCCTAAAAATACATTTTTACAGGAAATGCTTTGGATTGAACTTACTGATAATGAAAATGAATATATCGGTTTGTATCGGGTGATGCTCTCTACGATACGGAAAGATGCTGGAAACAACACAATTACTTATACTGCAGCTCATGCTTTAAGCACACTTTTAGATAGTGTGCTTTTTGGTTATCATGAGTTAGTCAATCGTAAAACAGTTGATGTGATCAATTATATCCTTAATAAGCAAACTACTAAAAATTGGGTGTTAAAAAAATGCGATTTCACTCGATATTTCAGTTATGCTTGGGAGAATGAAAACGGGCTTGCGGATGCACTATTTTCTATTCCAGCAGCCTTTGATGAAGACTATGTTTGGGAATGGAATACTCAAGTTTATCCTTTTGAATTATCTTTAGTGAGACCTCAAACAGAAGTTGTTGCTCGGATACAAGAAGGGTATAACATGCAGGGGTTTGAGATCGAACGAGATCCTAATAATCTAGTCAATCGTATTTATCCGTTAGGCGCTGGTGAAGGAATTAATCAAGTAAACATCAAGTCTGTAAATAATAATTTGACATATGTTGAAGATAAAAAAGCTATAGAAAAATATGGACTAGTTGAGTATGTATGGGTAGATCAACGTTTTACTATTCCTCAGTCATTGAAAGACAATGCGGTCAGTATGCTTAAAAAATGGTCAATTCCTAAAATAAGTTGGTCCATTACTGCAGCAGATTTAACTAAGCTTACGGATGATCCTCTGATCATTGATAAACTTCGTAAGGGCGGAGTTGCTATGATTAATACGAATGATTATGGCAGCATAAATTTAAGAATAAAACGAGAAGCGAAAAGAGATGTATTTGGAGCACCACAGGATCTTGACCTTGATTTGGGTAACCTGAAAGATGATATTTCAACGACCATGTCTGATCTTGGCAGGAAACAAGAAATCAACGAAACATATTCTCAAGGCGCGACAAATATTCTAAATTATAGCTACCAAGATAATTGTGAAGCTGCCTATCCTGCGAATATTGAATTTTATCTTGATGATGATGTATTTCATGTGAATACAGTTGAATTGACGTTCAAAACTAAACGTTATCGAGGATACACTAAAGCTGTCAAAGGTGGAGGTGCAAGAGTACAGTCAACATCTTCTGGAGGTGCTTCTACGCAAACAAGTTCTTCTGGTGGTGGTTATTCATCAGGATCCACAACAGCTGGTGGTGGTGGAAGTAGCCAAACTAGTAGTGTAAATGGTCAAAGTACGCAGACTAGTAGTGCTGGTGGTAATCATAACCATAAAACTTTTAGATACGGATTTGATGTAAATGATCCAGATCAATTGGGTTTAAAAAGAAGATTATACTGGGGAGAAAATGAAACTAATGGTGTAATGCTATGGACTATCCAGCCTAGAGATATAACTACGGCATCTACTAGTGGGAATCATTCCCATTCTGTTTCAACTCCAGCGCATTCTCATAGTGTAAATATTCCAAACCACTCTCACAGTTTTAGTGTAAACATTCCAAATCATACACACAATGTCAATATTCCAAGTCACACCCATCAAGTTAATTTGCCTGATCATACACATCCTCTTGAGTGGGGAATTTACGAGGCTTCAGATAGTGCAAGTAAGGTAGATATTATAGTAGATGGTACAACTATTCCTTTACACGAGACAAGCCAGAACAGACTAGATCTTGTTAAATATTTACGAAAAACTAGTACTGGAAAAATTGCTAGAGGTAACCATACAATCCAAATAAAACCTAACAAACTTGCACGTATTGAAGCGCAAGTTATTTGTCGTGTTTTCATTCAATCTCAATTAGGAGGACAATTCTAA
- a CDS encoding phosphoribosyl-ATP diphosphatase, which produces MNIKVKKINGEEFSAKVTKNLQEIFEELADISCSNFILLGDHIEQKITIESIVEE; this is translated from the coding sequence ATGAATATTAAAGTAAAAAAAATAAATGGTGAAGAATTTTCAGCAAAAGTAACTAAAAATCTACAAGAAATTTTCGAAGAGTTAGCTGATATATCATGTAGTAACTTCATTTTACTTGGTGATCATATCGAACAAAAAATAACGATTGAATCAATCGTAGAAGAATAG
- a CDS encoding glycerophosphodiester phosphodiesterase family protein, with protein sequence MAVEKILETDTLNQGRVKINAIMDQSNSSVETVNGYKSELTEGIKQAKEIARTAGDEAKEIAEEAGELANQKADQAIADSKTAVDTANRAVSTANQNKQEFDALRNEFGDLVAESGDSNPEIVQARTDTEGIKQSTLQARLTSDFNSRLTTTDAMKMFSGSVNTPKMMDFKGKTAGNKNGNPHQAFSDYTATTLKKPSANWNEFTQDNYNKVVSRDDTGVSTGSSQSGVIPQQFFLFDVKAAIESIAEDIFEGMTMVQVVKYIKDNFVSIKIPIRGKASSPGNKNLKVATFLESADGYSVQMQNSAPDYTDFATEINDSNFIDSECKINVLVFSDSSNGVTPASIDVDYIGVQITISLSALDVLNKSGFLKDEQLKAHVDDTNNPHQVTKAQVGLGSVPNYSIASKAEAENATSDSKFMSPLQTKNFHQKATETVRQKWREGLNWIAHRGNNMEYPENSIPAYKNANRHWGIETDIQVTSDGHWVVMHDDTVDRTTNGTGSIKSMTLAQFRALRIDTGANIDSLSDVEKTPPILEEYLAICREKCRVPVIEIKTGDYTISNYEQLKTILTNYGYNETNCVIISFDYTVLTNIRQMYPNMELHVVSSTVTQSVIDQAVALGYPATLGVNYSNAGVTADLVNQLHALGLKINVWTVPDTKFEDMKALNVDYITTNSLSGNLRYAALTLLNGFTNNVDAGRIKESYVEEIEQGVIHLSFNVSGGVTTQNSPIAKLPDWAIPMYRQYPQCAVRISTGVAFGTFDVNGRLVPGSATVGTIAVGLNWANKTSWASGSTTYKI encoded by the coding sequence ATGGCAGTTGAAAAAATTTTAGAAACTGACACGCTCAATCAGGGTCGTGTAAAAATTAATGCCATTATGGATCAGTCAAATTCATCTGTTGAGACTGTAAATGGTTATAAATCGGAACTTACTGAAGGAATTAAGCAAGCAAAGGAAATCGCTAGAACTGCAGGTGACGAAGCTAAAGAAATTGCTGAAGAAGCAGGGGAGTTAGCCAATCAAAAGGCAGATCAGGCTATTGCTGATTCTAAGACTGCTGTTGATACAGCGAATCGAGCTGTTAGTACAGCTAACCAAAATAAACAAGAATTTGATGCGTTAAGAAATGAGTTCGGGGATTTAGTTGCAGAATCAGGTGATAGTAACCCAGAAATCGTTCAAGCAAGAACTGATACGGAAGGGATTAAGCAATCCACGTTACAAGCACGTTTAACAAGTGACTTTAACAGTCGATTAACTACTACTGATGCAATGAAAATGTTCTCTGGCTCTGTTAATACTCCCAAAATGATGGATTTTAAAGGTAAAACAGCTGGAAATAAAAACGGCAATCCACACCAAGCTTTTTCTGATTATACGGCAACTACGCTCAAGAAACCATCAGCAAACTGGAATGAATTTACACAAGATAATTATAATAAAGTGGTGTCACGTGACGACACAGGAGTTTCAACGGGTTCATCACAGAGTGGTGTAATTCCACAACAATTCTTTCTATTTGATGTGAAAGCAGCCATTGAATCTATTGCTGAGGATATTTTCGAAGGAATGACAATGGTTCAGGTTGTTAAATATATCAAAGATAATTTTGTATCGATCAAGATTCCAATTCGTGGAAAAGCTTCTTCTCCAGGAAATAAAAACTTGAAAGTAGCGACTTTCTTAGAGTCAGCTGATGGCTATTCGGTTCAGATGCAGAATTCAGCGCCAGACTATACTGATTTTGCTACTGAGATCAATGATAGTAACTTTATTGACTCGGAATGCAAAATCAACGTATTGGTATTTTCTGATAGTTCCAATGGTGTCACACCAGCTTCCATTGATGTTGACTATATTGGAGTACAAATCACAATTTCACTAAGTGCACTAGATGTTCTGAATAAAAGTGGTTTTTTGAAGGATGAACAATTGAAAGCTCATGTGGATGATACAAACAACCCACATCAAGTGACTAAAGCACAAGTCGGTTTAGGAAGTGTCCCAAACTATTCTATTGCATCTAAAGCGGAAGCGGAAAATGCAACTAGTGATAGTAAATTTATGAGCCCATTACAGACAAAAAACTTCCATCAAAAAGCTACTGAAACGGTTAGGCAAAAGTGGAGAGAGGGATTAAATTGGATCGCCCACAGAGGTAACAATATGGAATACCCAGAAAATTCTATACCTGCTTATAAAAATGCTAATCGTCACTGGGGAATTGAAACAGATATTCAAGTTACTTCTGACGGACATTGGGTAGTCATGCACGATGATACTGTTGATCGAACGACAAATGGAACAGGTTCAATTAAATCTATGACTTTAGCCCAGTTTAGAGCGCTAAGAATAGATACTGGTGCTAATATCGACAGTTTGTCTGATGTAGAAAAGACTCCGCCGATCTTGGAGGAATACTTAGCAATTTGTAGAGAAAAATGTAGAGTACCTGTTATAGAAATTAAAACAGGCGACTATACGATTTCAAATTACGAGCAGTTAAAAACAATCCTGACTAACTATGGATATAATGAGACGAACTGTGTGATTATCTCGTTTGACTATACTGTACTGACTAATATTAGACAAATGTATCCTAATATGGAACTTCATGTGGTTTCTAGCACCGTCACTCAAAGTGTAATTGATCAGGCAGTGGCTTTAGGATATCCAGCAACTCTTGGTGTGAATTATAGTAATGCAGGTGTTACAGCTGATTTAGTCAATCAATTACATGCGTTAGGATTAAAAATAAATGTCTGGACAGTTCCTGATACAAAATTTGAAGATATGAAGGCATTAAATGTTGATTACATTACCACAAATAGTTTGTCAGGAAACTTAAGGTATGCAGCACTTACTTTGCTAAACGGTTTTACTAATAACGTTGATGCTGGCAGAATCAAAGAGTCTTATGTTGAGGAAATTGAACAAGGTGTTATTCACCTCTCATTTAACGTGAGCGGTGGCGTGACTACACAAAATAGTCCAATTGCAAAACTACCTGATTGGGCGATTCCTATGTATCGTCAGTACCCTCAATGTGCCGTTCGTATATCTACAGGAGTCGCTTTTGGTACGTTCGATGTTAACGGGCGCTTAGTTCCTGGCTCTGCCACAGTTGGTACTATTGCAGTAGGGTTAAACTGGGCAAACAAAACATCATGGGCATCAGGTTCAACAACATACAAAATTTAA
- a CDS encoding phage holin: protein MKFSNETYNVIKWFVSVVLPACGVLVGSLGKAYNWDGTDLAVTTIAAVTTFLGSVMLYSTAQYNKNGDDDDGQH from the coding sequence ATGAAATTCTCAAATGAAACATACAACGTTATTAAATGGTTTGTATCCGTAGTTTTGCCAGCTTGTGGTGTATTAGTTGGTTCTCTAGGCAAAGCCTATAATTGGGATGGTACTGATTTAGCAGTAACAACGATAGCGGCAGTCACAACTTTCTTAGGTTCTGTGATGCTTTATAGCACAGCGCAGTACAATAAAAATGGAGATGATGATGATGGCCAACATTAA
- a CDS encoding peptidoglycan amidohydrolase family protein gives MANINAMLDWMRQRLGVVRYSMTNRLGPSSYDCSSAVYNALIAGGFLKAGSMGNTETLFNDLENSGWEQVKPINGNYPAKKGDIFIWGKRGFTLGAAGHTGIFIDDNDNIIHCNFGFDGISINDHDYIWMYNGQPEITIYRYTGKSNGGTNPKPSTPKPIDPVPQDPNKRIQMSGTFYPDRKLAVSADTNPDDVKSPALDYYTKGTAIRYDSYVMSNGYAWISYIGASGKRRYVAVGPDDGQINTTWGRGFFN, from the coding sequence ATGGCCAACATTAATGCGATGCTTGATTGGATGAGACAGCGTTTAGGCGTAGTTCGATATAGCATGACTAATCGTTTAGGACCTAGTAGCTATGATTGTTCTAGTGCTGTTTATAACGCTTTGATTGCTGGTGGATTTTTGAAAGCCGGAAGTATGGGGAATACAGAAACCTTGTTTAACGACCTAGAAAATAGTGGATGGGAGCAAGTAAAACCAATTAATGGTAATTATCCGGCTAAGAAAGGTGATATCTTTATTTGGGGTAAACGAGGTTTTACATTAGGAGCAGCTGGTCATACAGGTATTTTTATTGATGACAACGACAACATCATCCATTGTAATTTTGGCTTTGATGGGATATCTATCAATGATCATGACTATATTTGGATGTATAATGGACAACCTGAAATCACTATCTACCGCTATACTGGAAAAAGTAATGGTGGTACTAATCCTAAACCGAGTACTCCAAAACCTATTGATCCAGTACCACAAGACCCTAACAAGCGTATACAGATGTCCGGAACATTTTATCCTGATAGAAAGCTTGCTGTCAGTGCAGATACGAATCCGGATGATGTAAAAAGCCCGGCATTGGATTATTACACTAAGGGAACTGCAATCAGATATGACAGCTATGTTATGTCTAATGGGTACGCTTGGATTAGTTATATTGGAGCTTCAGGAAAACGTCGTTATGTTGCAGTTGGTCCAGATGATGGTCAGATTAATACGACATGGGGAAGAGGCTTCTTTAATTAA
- a CDS encoding pyridoxamine 5'-phosphate oxidase family protein: MDKQIIEHAKELLATCDSFLLSTNDRNGFPNTIVVSKPIIRASFYNLKFYVNGNGQTVENIRHNKKGNVCCYDEARHESVLLKGIFSVEDIEEFKLLKDRLNSYQKELNHENPVVLSFEVYTVKVHSQTKTFWKDVDDFEDH, from the coding sequence ATGGATAAACAAATAATCGAACATGCAAAAGAATTATTGGCAACGTGTGACTCATTTTTGCTGTCTACAAATGATCGGAACGGATTTCCAAATACGATCGTAGTGTCAAAACCCATCATTAGAGCGAGTTTTTACAATCTTAAATTTTACGTAAATGGTAATGGTCAAACAGTGGAAAATATTCGGCATAATAAAAAAGGGAATGTTTGCTGCTATGATGAAGCTAGGCATGAAAGTGTTTTGTTAAAAGGAATTTTCAGCGTTGAAGACATTGAAGAATTCAAACTGCTCAAAGATCGTTTGAATAGCTATCAGAAAGAGTTGAATCATGAGAATCCGGTTGTTCTTTCTTTTGAAGTCTATACTGTGAAGGTTCATTCTCAAACGAAAACCTTTTGGAAAGATGTGGATGATTTTGAGGATCATTAA